A single region of the Biomaibacter acetigenes genome encodes:
- the leuD gene encoding 3-isopropylmalate dehydratase small subunit, with the protein MIYKGKAWIFGDNIDTDVIIPARYLNTTNPEELASHCMEDIDSGFSKKVNTGDIIIAGKNFGCGSSREHAPLAIKTCGVSCVIARSFARIFYRNSINIGLPILECDEAVDSIKAGDELEIDTDTGVIKNLTAGRSYTARPFPGFIKGIIQAGGLLNYARKAENYDV; encoded by the coding sequence ATGATATATAAAGGTAAGGCATGGATTTTCGGTGACAATATCGACACCGATGTCATCATTCCCGCCCGTTATCTGAATACCACCAATCCGGAAGAACTGGCATCCCACTGCATGGAAGATATAGATTCTGGATTTTCTAAAAAAGTAAATACCGGTGACATAATAATCGCCGGCAAGAATTTTGGATGCGGCAGTTCCCGCGAACATGCTCCACTGGCCATAAAGACCTGCGGTGTAAGTTGCGTCATTGCCAGGTCCTTTGCCAGGATTTTTTACAGGAATTCCATAAATATAGGACTGCCCATCCTGGAATGCGATGAAGCTGTGGATTCTATTAAGGCCGGGGATGAACTGGAAATTGATACCGACACCGGGGTCATAAAAAATTTGACGGCAGGCAGGTCATATACCGCCAGGCCCTTCCCCGGCTTTATAAAAGGCATCATTCAGGCGGGAGGCCTGCTAAACTATGCGCGAAAGGCGGAAAACTACGATGTATAA
- the leuB gene encoding 3-isopropylmalate dehydrogenase: MYKIAFLAGDGIGPEVMAEAKKVLKTVEKKFGFKFDFHEGLVGGAAIDAYGVPLPESTVKLCEDCDAILFGAVGGQKWDALSSQLRPEKAILGLRKHFGLYANLRPAILFPPLVSASPIKQEIIGNLDLLIVRELTGGLYFGTPKGREETGGVVRAFDTMIYTEEEIKRVAHIAFKAAQNRKKRVTSVDKANVLATSRLWREVVERIAKEYPDVELSHMYVDNCSMQLVVNPGQFDVILTENTFGDILSDESAVLTGSIGMLPSASLGDKKPYLYEPTHGSAPDIAGTGRANPIACILSAAMMLEYSFGASEASNAVKQAVTRALDEGYRTSDIKTGAGKVVSTTEMGDVIVNFI, translated from the coding sequence ATGTATAAGATAGCTTTCCTGGCAGGAGATGGCATAGGTCCGGAGGTCATGGCCGAGGCCAAAAAAGTTCTCAAGACGGTAGAAAAAAAATTCGGCTTCAAGTTTGATTTCCATGAAGGCCTGGTAGGCGGTGCCGCCATAGATGCTTACGGCGTTCCACTGCCTGAATCCACCGTAAAGCTGTGCGAGGACTGTGATGCCATTTTGTTCGGAGCGGTGGGAGGTCAGAAATGGGATGCATTGAGCAGCCAGCTGCGGCCTGAAAAGGCCATCCTGGGCTTGAGGAAACATTTTGGTCTATACGCAAACCTTCGCCCGGCTATTTTATTCCCGCCCCTTGTAAGCGCATCCCCCATAAAGCAGGAAATCATCGGAAACCTTGACCTCCTGATAGTCAGAGAACTCACCGGGGGATTATATTTCGGCACTCCCAAGGGCAGGGAGGAAACGGGGGGAGTGGTCCGGGCCTTTGATACAATGATATACACCGAGGAAGAAATAAAGAGAGTGGCCCATATAGCCTTTAAAGCCGCTCAAAACAGGAAAAAGCGCGTCACTTCCGTGGATAAAGCCAATGTGCTGGCAACTTCCAGGCTCTGGCGGGAAGTGGTGGAAAGAATAGCGAAAGAATACCCCGATGTAGAGCTTTCCCACATGTATGTGGACAATTGCTCCATGCAGCTGGTGGTAAACCCCGGACAGTTTGATGTAATCCTCACCGAAAACACCTTTGGAGACATACTCAGCGACGAGTCCGCGGTGCTGACAGGTTCCATAGGCATGCTGCCATCGGCCAGCCTGGGAGATAAAAAGCCTTACCTATACGAGCCCACTCACGGCTCCGCCCCGGACATTGCAGGTACCGGCAGGGCAAACCCCATCGCCTGTATATTGTCCGCTGCCATGATGCTGGAGTATTCCTTTGGAGCTTCGGAAGCATCGAATGCCGTAAAACAGGCGGTGACCAGGGCTCTGGATGAAGGTTACAGGACTTCCGACATAAAAACTGGTGCCGGAAAAGTTGTTTCCACCACTGAAATGGGAGATGTTATTGTAAATTTTATTTGA
- the ilvB gene encoding biosynthetic-type acetolactate synthase large subunit, producing the protein MTGAELLIKTLEEIGVDTIFGFPGGSALPIYDALYGNKKIRHIKTVHEQGAAHAADGYARATGKVGVALSTSGPGATNLVTGIANAYMDSIPMVAFTGQVPLSLLGKDSFQEVDITGVTLPITKHSFILRDKNDIVKKVKEAFLIATTGRPGPVVVDLPKDVMAGEVNEKTVKKDVNGFVASYTSKQAIPESQQKQLQKAAEMINEAQRPVIYAGGGVITSGANHELLKFAEKIEAPVTTTLMGITGFPSEHPLCLGMLGMHGTAYANMAVTECDLLIAVGARFDDRVTGKVEAFAPKAKIIHMDIDPAELGKNVDIDLALKGDVKTLLERIIELVSCKKRGLWLETVNGWKQTYPLKYCNKGLKPQFVIEEICRITSGDAIIATEVGQHQMWAAQFYKFKNPRSFISSGGLGTMGFGLPAALGAKLGRPDKVVFNIAGDGSFEMNCHELITAASYNIPVITVIFNNRTLGMVHQWQEMFYDGRFSHSELGEGTDYVKLAEACGAAGFRITEKEQVEQTISKAIDLNKPVVIDVRIDPKEMVMPMVPPGMPISRMLGLD; encoded by the coding sequence TTGACCGGTGCAGAGCTTTTGATAAAGACTTTGGAAGAAATAGGCGTGGACACCATATTTGGTTTCCCCGGAGGCTCCGCCCTGCCAATCTATGATGCCCTCTACGGTAACAAAAAAATACGGCATATCAAGACGGTCCATGAACAGGGAGCAGCCCATGCCGCCGACGGCTATGCCAGAGCTACCGGCAAGGTGGGAGTGGCTTTGAGCACATCAGGGCCTGGAGCCACCAACCTGGTTACGGGTATTGCCAACGCCTATATGGACTCGATACCAATGGTGGCCTTTACCGGGCAGGTGCCTTTGAGCCTTTTAGGGAAGGATTCCTTTCAGGAAGTGGATATCACCGGGGTTACCCTTCCCATAACCAAGCACAGCTTTATATTGAGAGATAAAAACGATATAGTGAAAAAGGTCAAGGAAGCCTTTTTGATAGCCACTACCGGAAGACCCGGGCCGGTGGTGGTGGATTTGCCCAAAGATGTCATGGCAGGAGAAGTAAATGAAAAGACCGTAAAAAAAGACGTTAACGGCTTTGTGGCTTCATATACTTCGAAACAGGCAATTCCTGAAAGTCAGCAAAAACAGCTGCAAAAGGCCGCCGAGATGATAAATGAAGCCCAAAGGCCGGTTATTTACGCTGGTGGTGGGGTAATAACTTCAGGAGCAAATCATGAGTTGTTAAAGTTTGCGGAAAAAATTGAAGCGCCCGTTACCACTACCTTGATGGGGATCACGGGGTTCCCTTCGGAACATCCCCTCTGCCTGGGGATGCTGGGAATGCACGGCACAGCTTACGCCAACATGGCGGTAACTGAATGTGATCTGCTCATCGCCGTAGGAGCCCGCTTTGATGACAGGGTTACCGGCAAGGTGGAGGCTTTTGCACCAAAAGCGAAAATAATCCATATGGACATAGATCCGGCGGAGTTGGGTAAAAATGTGGATATCGACCTGGCGCTCAAGGGTGATGTAAAAACCCTGCTGGAAAGGATAATCGAGCTTGTATCCTGCAAAAAGCGGGGACTGTGGCTTGAAACAGTCAACGGTTGGAAGCAAACTTATCCCCTTAAATATTGTAATAAAGGGCTGAAACCTCAGTTTGTAATTGAGGAAATATGCCGAATAACTTCCGGCGATGCAATCATAGCCACCGAAGTGGGGCAGCATCAGATGTGGGCGGCACAGTTTTACAAATTTAAAAATCCAAGAAGTTTCATATCATCGGGAGGCCTGGGGACCATGGGGTTTGGCCTTCCTGCAGCCCTTGGAGCAAAACTTGGAAGGCCGGATAAAGTAGTGTTCAATATAGCCGGTGACGGCAGCTTTGAAATGAACTGTCACGAGCTAATTACTGCCGCAAGTTATAACATCCCCGTGATAACCGTAATTTTCAACAACCGTACCCTGGGAATGGTACATCAGTGGCAGGAAATGTTTTATGACGGAAGGTTTTCCCACTCGGAACTGGGCGAAGGCACCGACTACGTGAAGCTTGCTGAAGCCTGCGGAGCAGCAGGATTTAGAATAACGGAAAAGGAACAGGTGGAACAGACCATAAGTAAAGCCATAGACCTGAATAAACCGGTGGTGATTGATGTCAGGATAGATCCCAAAGAGATGGTAATGCCCATGGTGCCCCCTGGAATGCCCATAAGCCGGATGCTCGGATTAGATTGA
- the ilvE gene encoding branched-chain-amino-acid transaminase — protein MSIQVYVNGEYFPKEEARISVFDHGFLYGDGVFEGIRAYDGRVFRLKEHIDRLYNGARAIMLDIPLTKQQMIEVVLETLRRNQLRDAYIRLVVSRGEGDLGLDPRKCHKPTIVCITDKIVLYPDKMYEEGLEIITAATRRNPPEAVNPQMKSLNYLNNIMAKIEANLAGVPEALILNVDNYVAECTGDNIFIVKNGVIITPPTYAGLLIGITRNAIIEAAQNLGIKVEEKLFTRYEVYTADECFLSGTAAEAIPVVKVDGRVIGEGKPGPVTKQILKAFKELIKNDGEKIYLEE, from the coding sequence ATGAGTATACAGGTTTACGTGAACGGGGAGTATTTTCCGAAGGAAGAAGCCAGGATTTCGGTATTCGACCATGGTTTCTTATACGGAGACGGTGTATTTGAAGGAATAAGAGCCTATGACGGCAGGGTGTTCAGACTGAAAGAACATATTGATAGACTGTATAACGGCGCAAGAGCGATAATGCTTGACATCCCCCTTACGAAGCAGCAGATGATTGAAGTGGTACTTGAAACATTAAGAAGAAATCAATTAAGAGATGCCTATATCAGACTGGTAGTATCCCGAGGTGAGGGAGACCTGGGGCTTGACCCCAGAAAATGCCACAAACCTACCATCGTTTGCATTACTGACAAAATAGTGCTATACCCGGATAAAATGTATGAGGAAGGCCTTGAGATAATAACAGCTGCCACCCGCCGGAATCCTCCAGAAGCAGTGAACCCCCAGATGAAATCTCTGAATTACCTCAACAACATCATGGCAAAAATCGAAGCAAACCTGGCCGGTGTCCCTGAAGCTTTGATATTGAATGTAGATAACTATGTGGCAGAGTGCACGGGAGATAATATATTTATAGTTAAAAACGGAGTAATCATCACTCCCCCGACCTATGCAGGTTTATTGATAGGAATTACACGAAATGCCATTATTGAGGCTGCCCAAAATCTCGGAATAAAAGTGGAAGAGAAGTTGTTTACCCGCTACGAGGTATACACCGCCGATGAATGTTTCCTGTCAGGGACTGCCGCTGAAGCCATCCCTGTGGTAAAGGTGGACGGCAGGGTGATAGGTGAAGGCAAGCCCGGCCCCGTCACAAAACAGATTCTTAAAGCTTTCAAAGAACTCATAAAGAACGATGGCGAAAAGATATATCTGGAGGAATAA